TTCGACGGCGGCCCGCTCCAGGACGAGGTCGCGCACGGCGGCGGCGAACCGCGGGTCGGCGCCGACGGTGGCCGCCCGGGCGACCGGCAGGCCGAGTTCGGCGGCCTTGGCGACGGCCTCGGTGTCGAGGTCGTACTTGACCTCCATGTGGTCGGAGACGAAGCCGATCGGCACCATGACCACGGCGGGGGCGCCGGCGGCGTTCAGCTCCTCCAAGCGGTCGCAGACGTCCGGCTCCAGCCACGGGATGTGCGGGGCGCCGCTGCGGCTCTGGTAGACGAGCTCCCAGGGGCGGTCGGCGGCGCCGGTCGCGGCGGCGACCGCCTCGGCGACCTGCCGGGCGACGTCCAGGTGCTGGGCGACGTAGGCGCCGCCCGGGGTGTCGCGGGCCGGGTCGTCGGGGGCGCCGGAGCTGTCGGCCATCGCGTTCGGGATCGAGTGCGTGGTGAAGACGAGGTGGGCGCCGGGGCGGACCTCCGCGGGCAGCCCGTCGAGGGCGGCGAGGGTCGCGTCGATCATCGGGCCGACGAAGCCGGGGTGGTTGTAGAAGTGCCGCAGCTTGTCGACGCGCAGCGCGGGCAGGCCCTCGCGGGCGAGTTCGGCGAGCGCGTCGGCGAGGTTCTCGCGGTACTGGCGGCAGCCGGAGTAGCCGGCGTAGGCGCTGGTCGCGAGGGTGAGCACCCGGCGGTGGCCGTCGGCGGCGATCTCCCTGAGGGCGTCGACCAGGTAGGGCGCCCAGTTCCGGTTGCCCCAGTAGACCGGCAGGTCGAGGCCGTGGTCGGCGAAGTCCTTGCGCAGCGCGGCGAGCAGCTCGCGGTTCTGCTCGTTGATCGGGCTGACTCCGCCGAACAGGAAGTAGTGCCTGCCCACCTCGGTGAGGCGCTCCTTGGGGATGTCCCGGCCGCGGGTGACGTTCTCCAGGAACGGCACGACGTCCTCGGGCCCCTCCGGGCCGCCGAAGGAGAGCAGCAGCAGCGCGTCGTAGGGGGCGTGATCGGTGGAGGTGCGCGAGTCGGACATGGCTCCGATCCTGCCACCCGGGGGTGTTCCGACGGTGGCGGGCCACCCGTCCGCCGGAAATGTCTTCGCGGGTGGGCGCGGGCTCTTCGTAAGCTGTCCATACGAACGACGTTCCTTACCCACCCCCGCGGAGCACCAGTGCTGTCCAGCTACCGCCAGATATTCGCCGCGCCCGGCAGTCTGGCCTTCTCCTCGAGCGGCTTCGTGTCGCGGCTGCCGATCTCGATGACCGGCATCGGCATCGTGACGATGCTCGCCCAGCTCCGCGGCTCGTTCGGGATCGCCGGCGCGGTCTCGGCCGTCCTCGCGGTGTCCGCGGCGGTGCTCGGCCCGCAGGTCTCACGTCTGGTCGACCGGTACGGGCAGCGGCGTGTCGCGCTGCCCGCCACCGCGGTGACGATGGCCGCCGCGACCGCTCTGCTGGCCTGCGCCCGGCTCGGCGCCCCGGACTGGACGCTGTTCCTCTTCGCGGCCGGCATGGGCGTCATGCCGAGCACCGGGTCGATGGTCCGCGCCCGCTGGGCGCACCTGTACAGCGACCGGCCGGATCGGCTGCACACCGCGTACTCCTTCGAGGCGGTGATGGACGAGGTCTGCTTCATCGTCGGGCCGATCCTCTCGATCGGGCTGGCGACCTCGCTCTTCCCCGAGGCCGGTGTGGCGCTGGCCGGGGTCTTCCTGGTGGTCGGCGTGGTGCTGTTCACCGCGCAGCGCTCCACCGAGCCGCCCGTCCACCCGGCCGCCCACCACGAGGGCGGCTCGGCGATCCGCTCGGCGGGGCTGCAGGTGCTGGTACTGACCTTCGTCGCCACCGGTGCGATCTTCGGCGCGGTCGAGGTCGTCACGGTGGCCTTCGCCAAGGAGCAGGGCCACACCGCGGCCGCCAGCCTGGTGCTCGCCGTCTACGCGCTCGGCTCCTGCCTGGCCGGGGTGGTCTTCGGCGCGTTCAAGCCGCGCGGGTCCATGGCCGGGCGCTTCCTCGGCGGAGTCGGCGCCATGGCGGTCGGCATGCTGCCGCTGGTGCTGGCCGCCTCGCTGCTGGACGGCACGGCCGGCCTGGTCGCCGTGGGCGCCGCCCTGTTCGTCGCCGGGCTGTCCATCTCCCCGACGATGATCACCGCGATGGCGCTGGTGGAACGGCTCGTCCCGGCCGCGAAGCTCACCGAGGGGATGACCTGGACGACCACCGGGCTCGCCCTGGGTGTCGCGCTCGGCTCCTCGGTGGCCGGCTGGGTGGTGGACGCCGCGGGCGCCGCCACCGCCTACTGGGTGCCGGTCGCGGCCGCGCTGTTCGCCGCGGCCGCCGCCCTGCTCGGACTGCCCCGGCTGCGCGGCGGGCTGGCCAGCCCCGAGCCGGAGCCGGTGGACACCCCCGCCGCCCGCTGAACCGCGTCCGAATCGCGGCCGAATCGGGGGCCCACCGGGGACCTTCGGGGCATGGACCGGGGGCAGCCGAGTGACTACGCTCACCCTACCCACTGGTAGTTCGTGAGCAGGAGGCACTCGGCATGCCCCACGGCACCACCACCGGCACCTGGAGCAACTGGGCCGGCAACCAGACCGCCCGGCCCGCCCGGGTGGTCACCCCCGGCTCCGCCGAGGAGATCGCCGACACGGTGCGCGGGGCCGCCGAGCAGGGGCAGCGGGTCAAGGCGATCGGCTCCGGTCACTCCTTCACCGCGATCGCCTCGGCCGGCGACGCCGTGCTGGTCCGCCCGGACGCGCTGACCGCCGTCCGCTCGCTGGACCGCGAGGCCGGCACGGTGACCGTCGAGGCCGGGCTGCCGCTCGCCCGCCTCAACCGGCTGCTCGCCGCCGCCGGGCTCTCGCTGGCCAACATGGGCGACATCGAGGTGCAGACCGTGGCCGGCGCCACCAGCACCGGCACCCACGGCACCGGCCGGGACTCCGGCTCGCTCGCCGCGCAGATCCGCGCGGTGGAGATCGTCCTCGCCGACGGCAGCGTCCAGACCTGCTCCCCGAGCGAGAACCCGGAGCTGTTCCAGGGCGCCCGGCTCGGCCTCGGCGCGCTCGGCGTCGTCAGCGCCCTGACCTTCGCGGTCGAACCGGCCTTCCTGCTGACCGCGCACGAGAAGCCGATGCGCTTCGACGAGGTGCTGGCCGGCTTCGACGACCTGGCCGCGGTCAACGAGCACTTCGAGTTCTACTGGTTCCCGCACACCGACCTGTGCACCACCAAGCGGAACAACCGCAGCCAGGGCCCGGCGGCGCCACTGCCCCGGTTCAAGGCCTGGCTGGACGACGACTTCCTGTCCAACACCGTCTGGGAGGGCGTCTGCCGGGTCGGCCGGCGATTCCCCGCCTCGATCCCGACCATCGCCCAGCTCGCCGGCCGGGCCTGGACGGAGCGCGTCTACACCGACACCGCGTACAAGGTGTTCACCAGCCCGCGCCGGGTGCGCTTCATCGAGATGGAGTACGCGGTGCCGCGGGAGGCCGCCACCACCGTGCTGCGCGAGCTCAAGGCGCTGGTGGAGCGCTCCGACTGGAGGATCAGCTTCCCGGTGGAGGTCCGGGTGGCGCCGGCCGACGACCTGTGGCTGTCCACCGCGAGCGGCCGCGACAGCGTCTACATCGCCGTCCACCTCTACCGGGGCACCGCGGACAGCGGCTACTTCACCGAGGTGGAGCGGCTCATGACGGCCCACCAGGGCCGCCCGCACTGGGGCAAGCTGCACACCCGCGACGCCGGGTACCTGGCCGGTGTGTACCCGCACTTCGGCGATTTCACGGCGCTGCGCGACAAGGTGGACCCGGACCGGATGTTCGCCAACGACTACCTCCGCCGGGTGCTCGGGGACTGACGGGGAGTCGGCAGCAGTTTCCTCGGTCACACGGCGGAGACTCGAACAATTCTGTCGATCCTGCACGGCGCGGGACACAACGGGCGAAATTCTGCTTCCACCCGGTCGATATATGTGAAGATGATCACCGTTCGGCGATCTCGAAGCGCTCAACGGTGTGGCCGCTCTTGAGATTCCGGTGAATCGGGGGAGACTTGAGCGGCGAGCCGCCCCGCTTGGTGCCACGAATGGAGTACTGTTCGTGGGGCCTGAGCCTTCGGCGTTCCTGTTGACTGCCCGTCTGACAGCGGCCTAGGGGCCCGGGGGCGACGTCGACCGGCGACGTGGCGAACAGGCAACCGTGCCACAACGGCGTGCCCGGGTCTAAGCCCGACACGCCGGGTAACTCTGCAAGGTTGTGGCCAGTCGCAGGCGGGCAGGCCACACTCAGTACGGGAGCAGCGACGCAGGTGACGTCGGCAGGCACCACCCGGGAGGTAACCGTGCCCGAACTGCGCGTCGTGGCCGTCAGCAACGACGGCACACGGCTGGTGCTCAAGGCTGCCGACAGCACGGAGTACACCCTCCCCATCGACGAGCGGCTGCGTGCCGCCGTCCGCGGCGACCGGCCGCGCCTCGGCCAGATCGAGATCGAGGTCGAGAGCCACCTGCGGCCCCGCGACATCCAGGCCCGGATACGAGCCGGTGCCTCCGCGGAGGAGGTCGCACAGGCGGCGGGGATCTCCGTCGAACGGGTCCGCCGCTTCGAGGGCCCGGTGCTGGCCGAGCGTGCCTTCATGGCCGAGCGCGCCCGCAAGACCGCGATCCGCCGGCACGGCGAGTCCACCGGGCCGCAGCTCGGCGAGGCCGTCGCCGAGCGGCTCACGCTGCGCGCCGCCGAGAAGGACACCGAGCGGTGGGACTCCTGGCGCCGGGACGACGGCACCTGGGAGGTCATCCTCAACTACCGCGCGGACGGCGAGCACCGGCGTGCCAGCTGGACGTACGACCCGCCGCGGCGGCTGGTCCAGCCGAACGACGACGAGGCGCGCGCCCTGATCGGCGAGAGCGTCGACCGCGACGAGGACTCGGTCTTCCCGTTCATCCCGCGGATCGCCCGGCTCCCTCAGGACCGGCCGGCCCGCGCGATGATCGAACGGCCCTCCGCCGACCGGATCATGTCCGGCCGGGAGGTCCGCGAGGCCCGGGAGGCGACCGCGGAGAACCGCGACTCGCTGACCAGCCTGCTCGACGTGGTGCCCGCCTACCGCGGCGACCTCGCGATCGGCCCCGCGCCGGAGCCGGTCACGGCCGAGGAGCCGGAGGAGGCCGAGGAGCCGGCCGCGCCCGCCGCGAGCGTCGGCGCCGGCTCGGCCTACGCCGACATCCTGATGCCGCGGGCCGTCGCCCCGCACCGGGAGCGGCTGGTCGGCACCACCGACCGGCAGGCCGAGGCCGACGGCGTCCGCCCCGGCCGACGCGCCACCGTGCCCAGCTGGGACGAGATCGTCTTCGGCAGCCGGCGCAAGAAGCAGGAGTAGGCGCAGCGACGGTTCGGGGCGG
This genomic window from Streptomyces sp. TLI_235 contains:
- a CDS encoding ferrochelatase codes for the protein MSDSRTSTDHAPYDALLLLSFGGPEGPEDVVPFLENVTRGRDIPKERLTEVGRHYFLFGGVSPINEQNRELLAALRKDFADHGLDLPVYWGNRNWAPYLVDALREIAADGHRRVLTLATSAYAGYSGCRQYRENLADALAELAREGLPALRVDKLRHFYNHPGFVGPMIDATLAALDGLPAEVRPGAHLVFTTHSIPNAMADSSGAPDDPARDTPGGAYVAQHLDVARQVAEAVAAATGAADRPWELVYQSRSGAPHIPWLEPDVCDRLEELNAAGAPAVVMVPIGFVSDHMEVKYDLDTEAVAKAAELGLPVARAATVGADPRFAAAVRDLVLERAAVERGAAVERRALGALGPSHDVCAAACCPNPRAPRPAAAQR
- a CDS encoding MFS transporter, which translates into the protein MLSSYRQIFAAPGSLAFSSSGFVSRLPISMTGIGIVTMLAQLRGSFGIAGAVSAVLAVSAAVLGPQVSRLVDRYGQRRVALPATAVTMAAATALLACARLGAPDWTLFLFAAGMGVMPSTGSMVRARWAHLYSDRPDRLHTAYSFEAVMDEVCFIVGPILSIGLATSLFPEAGVALAGVFLVVGVVLFTAQRSTEPPVHPAAHHEGGSAIRSAGLQVLVLTFVATGAIFGAVEVVTVAFAKEQGHTAAASLVLAVYALGSCLAGVVFGAFKPRGSMAGRFLGGVGAMAVGMLPLVLAASLLDGTAGLVAVGAALFVAGLSISPTMITAMALVERLVPAAKLTEGMTWTTTGLALGVALGSSVAGWVVDAAGAATAYWVPVAAALFAAAAALLGLPRLRGGLASPEPEPVDTPAAR
- a CDS encoding L-gulonolactone oxidase produces the protein MPHGTTTGTWSNWAGNQTARPARVVTPGSAEEIADTVRGAAEQGQRVKAIGSGHSFTAIASAGDAVLVRPDALTAVRSLDREAGTVTVEAGLPLARLNRLLAAAGLSLANMGDIEVQTVAGATSTGTHGTGRDSGSLAAQIRAVEIVLADGSVQTCSPSENPELFQGARLGLGALGVVSALTFAVEPAFLLTAHEKPMRFDEVLAGFDDLAAVNEHFEFYWFPHTDLCTTKRNNRSQGPAAPLPRFKAWLDDDFLSNTVWEGVCRVGRRFPASIPTIAQLAGRAWTERVYTDTAYKVFTSPRRVRFIEMEYAVPREAATTVLRELKALVERSDWRISFPVEVRVAPADDLWLSTASGRDSVYIAVHLYRGTADSGYFTEVERLMTAHQGRPHWGKLHTRDAGYLAGVYPHFGDFTALRDKVDPDRMFANDYLRRVLGD